The window TAGAACTGAGGTGAAGTTCTTATCAGTGATGCTGTTTGCCAAAGGTTTTGTAGCTTCTCTGACACTGATCTCCACTGAGTTTCACAAGAGCCTAAGAGCAGGGGCAGAAAGGATCATTATCCTCGTTTTACAAATAGACGCAGCAGTTCCGGGTGATGAGCCAAGCTCTGTGCAAGGCTCTCATTTAAGTGCTGACAGCCCCACTGGCACTGGAGCCTTGAATTATAGAAAAGAAGGCTCATAATCTCAGAGCTTCACATCggaatatttaaaatgaagctAATGCTAAAACAGTATGAAAGGAATGTCTCTAGAGAATTCAAAACTGTTTATCCCTCAGGGGACAAAGTTACTGCTGTATTGCCTGTATAAATTTGCTACACATAAAAGTAGGTTTTTAATTATGGGTGAAGTCTAGCTTTTTCCTTTGgtaatatgatttttcttttctgtctccctctcttattgtctctctttctctctctctctgtgttttaTCAAAGTGGTATATGCATTAATGTCTctatttgttggtttgttttctttagacATTAATGACATTCCCCCCCACCCAGAATAATTCTATTACTGTTTCTGATTCTTCTATCTATTCATTTTGTAACTTCAAGTAGTATACCTGAACTTCTGTTTCTtgttctgtcaaacatcaaccatgatccctgtctcttgagtcttcatttttgaagatgaggaaaaaatgcaaTCATGCTTACAGAgacatatttacatttatttcttcaggaaaattacCTATTTTGTAATTTGTAAAATTACCTATTTTGTGCCATGATGTGTTTGTCACAGGTTATCttcaagaagaaaagcaaaaatattataaCCATCTcttggaaaatgcaaaaaaagatctTGAAGTGGAACGACAAACCATAACTCAGCTGAATTTTGAACTGAGTGAATTTcgaagaaaatatgaagaaaccCAAAAAGAAGTGCAAGATTTAAATCAACTGTTGTGTTCACAAAGAAAGGCAGATGTACAACATCTAGAAGATGACAGgcataaaacagagaaaatacagAGGCTCAAGGAAGAGAATGATCTTGCCAGGGAAAAActtgaagaagagaagaaaagatctGAGGAGCTGTTATCTCGGGTGAGTCTAACCAGCACGGTTTTCCATGGTTCATAATCCAGAATTTTCATGGTACTTACTAAGTGTCAGGGGCTATTTTAACTACTCAGGAACCAGCATGGAACAGCACAAGTTCCTACCCCCTCATAGGAGTTCACGCTAAGAAGGGAGACAGACCATAAGCAAGTACCTAAATAAAACAGGGTAGTATGATCaagagaaactgaggccagcGAAGGCCTCACTGAGGAGATGGTATTTGGACAAAGCTGATGGCGAGACGGCACCAGCGAGGTGAGTGACTGGGAATTCCCTCCTGATGACGAGATCACAGACACAAAGGTTCTGAGTGAGGAGGAGGTAGGCATGTGTGGGAAGCTGAAagggggggtgaggaggaggtaGGCATGTGTGAGAAGCCAAAAAAGGCGGGGTGAGGAGGAGGTGGGCATGTGTGAGAAGCTGAAAggggggggtgaggaggaggtaGGCATGTGTGGGAAGCCAAAAAAGGCGGGGTGAGGAGGAGGTGGGCATGTGTGGGAAGCTGAAagggggggtgaggaggaggtggGCATGTGTGAGAAGCCAAAAAagggggggtgaggaggaggtggGCGTGTGTGAGAAGCTGAAAGGGCGGGTGAGGAGGAGGTGGGCATGTGTGGGAAGCTGAAAGAGGAGGGTCCAGGTTGATTCCTAGGCTGGCACTGTGAACTGTTCTCAAGTTAATTCACTATGTACCTCCCATGTTCTCACTATGCTCATAGCCAGATCTGGAATGTTTGTCTCAGTAATGTTGGCATTACCACATTAGATTTATTAGAATTCAGTACTATTTCAAGAGAAACTTATTAAATTTTTCCCGGCAGCATGAAATAATGGAAAACACATAATTTGGGGTCTATCCCAGGTCTCTCCTCAAGGATGTGTGGCCTGAGGAAAATCAGCTAACTTCTCTGACTGACAGGTTATTTGTGTgtcaaattaataataataaatcttatAACCTCTTCTCACCTCATAGGACTTTTGTGAAGGTCAGCTGAGAGAAGGTGAAAGCGCTTTGTAAATTAAAGGGCTAAGTAAATGTTAGCTACTGCTACTCTTAGAATAGTGATTTCTAAAATCCTCCAAAATTTGagtgagagggaaaaaatggTCTATAACATTTGCCTTCTCAGTCTTTACCATGCTCACTTCTGCCTAGAGGTGTGAGCAGTGATAGTTACAAAAGATTAAGCAGAAATGATTGAAAATTTTGCTCCAACTCTGTGGCTGAGGAGGCCAAGCTCTGCTTTCTTATCCTACTCAGAAATATCAGTGGATGTTAGGACCTGCTTGTCCACTGCGACTTCGTGCTTTTTGTCTACAGTCTATGCCTCAGGGAACTCGGCCGGGGCGGTACTGCTCAGCTGCTTGCATAGATAGCTGTCCAACCACAGCTAGGATTCACCCAGAAGAGCAGGTGTTGCCCTGGTTAGAGATGTGACATTTGTGAGCCTTTCACACATCCTAGGTCAAGGTCAAGCTATAAAATGTTGACGTGACAGTGTTGGTTCTATTTACATCCTACAGGTCCAGTTTCTTTACACGTCTCTGATAAAGCAGCAGGAGGAACAAACAAGGGTAGCTCTGTTGGAACAACAGGTACTCATGAGGGTTCCTTCTACATTCAGTTTAACCTTTGAGAAATGGAATTTTTCCTCATGTTTACACTGTTGTATGAAGAACCATTTGTAAGttctagaaaatgtttttttaaaaactttaacaaaaatattgaaaGTGACGACTTGTGCGAGCCGTATATTCCCATTACTACCTTTAGGCTAAACCGAATTCTCTAAGGTGACATGGCAATTTTCTTGACAGGTAGATGTTTGCCTTAGCAAAATTTCTTCTTCCCTAAATGGCTGGTAGTCTGACAGGATGTTCCTAATAGAACTACTTGATAACTTCAAGTAGAACTCAAAGAGAGACCAGTTACTCCCAGAGACCAGagatttttagtatatttgaaACCAAGGAACAGccatctccttcccttccccacaaaAAGGAGGATGAGGAGGACAGATTCTAACCAGCAACTTCTTAAGCTGCTCCTCACTCACTTAGACCTCACACTTTGGCTTTGCTCCTTGGACAGAGCTTCTTCATGTATCAATATCTCCCTGTACTCAGAGGAGTTCTTGCTCTGATGGcacaacatatttttttcttatgatactAAAGAAACATCTAGTCAGGAAAACTAGACAGTATACAGTAGCTGTCATTGTCTTGTCTTGGGCACTTTTTTCCAGATGCAGGCATGTACTTtagactttgaaaatgaaaaactcGACCGTCAAAATATGCAACATCAATTGCATGTGATTCTTAAGGAGCTCCGCAAAGCAAGAAATCAAATAACACAGTTGGAATCCTTGGTGAGTCTGGAATGGTTAGACAAAAActtatttcatctttctttttctgccatcTTTCTATTTATATGTCAAAGCAGTTCCCAAAATAGAAGGATACAGTTTAAGAATAGCTGTTTCTTAAATTAGTCAAATAAAATCCCTTGCCTTATTTGAAGCATCTGCCCTTTGAGCATCAGTTCAAAGTACTAGACAGAGGGACATTACTGGCCTCTTGGTAATGATAACATTACCAGTGCCTGGGATCATCCCCACCCACTCTGGGCTCTGTGATTCTGGAGGCACTGAACAGAGCTTGGTCTGGGGGACAAAGGCAGCAAGGCAGGGCAGTTTTAGATTCTGAAGTGAAATTGTGCTTTtctctttaaacaaaaaaaagaaagaaaaaattgctGCTTTTAGGGATAATGGACTATTACTGTTAATACACTCTTGTAGGCATACTGAATTAAGCACGTTCTGTGGATTAACTTGAACACATAACCTTTTAAAACATTAACCTTTTTAATAACATTGCTTCTTTGAGGAAATGGTTTTGATTTACCTATTTTCATTCTACTAATAAgctttgagggacttccctgatggctcagtagtaaagaatccacctgccaatgcaggagatcatttgattcctgggtggggaggatcccctagagaaggaaatggcaacccattctagtattcttccttgggaaattctatggacagaggagcctggtgggctacagcccatggagctgcaaaagagttggacacaaattagaAGCTAAAGAACCACACAGTAAGCCCTGGACTAAACCTGTTAGGGTCTGTCCCATTAGCCCATATTTTGTATATGATCCTTGTATTGCAGAATATTTGCACAGGGTGAAATGTTACAAATAGAATTCCTcagttttcaaaagagaaaaaagcagtttttaaagtcatttgCAATTTCTTTatgaataaaagacagaaaatacatttttggcTCTGTTTATGTCATTGATTTttatcataatatttaaaattgaaatttataATTCATTCCTATTTATGACTATTTATCAAAGTACAGGAAGCCAAAGagtatacaaatgaatctataattttcctgtatttttcttcattttcctaccATTCGTCTTTACAGTATgctataaaatgttcatttttagttACTGACTGTTCTAAATTTCTCagggaaaaaaacatgaaaatgagaCATCACAAATGAATTATACAGTATCTTAGTCATTCCTGTGTATAACCTGTTTGACCTGCTAAAATTTTTTGCCGCTCTTAATTCCATGCAGTTCTTTATTGCTGAAGTTGCCCGTCTTTAACCTAGCAATCTTTGTCAGCATTGCCCGTAGGCCCACCTTTACATGTGACTCTAAGCATTTTAATAAAACCTGCTATGTAAATGCCTGATCCTAGTACTTCCTGGGTAATTTCAGTGATATATAACAAcctcataagggcttcccaggtggtgctagtggtaaagaatccgcctgccaatacagaagacatgagagatgtgggtttgatctctgggtagggaagatcctctgtagaagggcatggcaacccacttcaggattcttggcctggagaatcccatggacagagaatcctggtaggctaccatccatagggtcacaaagagtcagacactactgaagcaactttgcattcATGTGTAACCACCTCATAAGTTACCAGTGTAATACCAGTGACCGGAGAGATTCAGAAGAAAATCTAGCTAGAGGGCTGAAGCAACTGGAGTATCTATGGAGCAGTTACAACTGCTGAATGGTAGGCCATCTATACAAACCGTGTTCATTTGACACTTATTTTTCAGAAGCAGATTCGTGAGTTTGCCTTCACAGAGCCATTAGTCACTTTCCAAAAGGAGACTGAAAACAGAGGAAAAGTCGCCTCACCAAAATGTCCCACTGCTGCGTTAAATGAAAGCCTGGTGGAATGTCCTAAGTGCAATATCCAATATCCAGCCACCGAACACCGAGATCTACTCGTCCACGTTGAATACTGTTCCAAGTAGCAATGTgattattctttgtttttgtgcCAAAAGATTCAGTACTGTATCTTATGTTAGCTAATGGACATTTTGAATTGCTTATTTCACCTCACATCAGAAACTGCCTGTCTACCTTTAAGACTCTAGCATAGCAGTGAatcattgtgttttgtttttgtttttgtttttttgcctgcTTTGCATTTCCGAGCATTGAATGCTGAGACCGCCAACATTTTGCACTGTTAAAGTACTTGATGAAGAAAAGATAGTTCAGGTTATTGCTTGTAGGTCAAATCTGTTACACCAACaagcaaatattttatgtttttcagatttttaaaaaatcaaaggcaATTAACCAGGGatctttattgttattattttttaatccaagCACTTCATAAACCTACCATTCTGACTTTGATGTCCTTTGTGAAGAGATGgtgatacttttttcttttcatttatatttcctttctatGATAGAGCAGTTATTAGAAAAGTTGGGcgttttcttcatctttattgCTGCTTACTGTTGAAACTGTAGACCTAGCTGTGTTTGAAGCACAAAGTAGATTCTGTTTAAGGAATACTCCTTACTAGCCACACAGTGCTTTCTGTgatgttaactggctataccttTAACTTGAATTTCATCAGCACATGTTAGTTAGctaaaattgttaaaatgaattttaacaaaACCACCGAGCCCTCTCTTTTGATAtgcaaatgttttatttatttatttttggcagtctTGAAAGCTGGGTGATGTAATGAGCAGATATTTGgttatctgaatatttttatacatgtgtgcataaaccaagattttttttaaaatttcttcaggTTTTCTAAAATGCTTAACACTGGGCTACTATTGGTTatgtaaaggagaaaagaataaagagttatttaataaattttgctATGAGGAGAGTATATGTATATAGACtggtatttttaagatttctgccCTGAGAAGGGTGCCACAGAGTTACAGATAAACATACAGTgtaaaatgatttcctttaggatttgtttgtttgatcttcttgcagtccaagggatccgaaagtcttcttcaacaccacagttcgaaaacatcaattctttggtgcccagccttctttgaGGTCCAAATCAGGGTTTCTGGGGGGGGTGGGAAGCATGAAATATGCCTTATCAATAAGTTCTCTAGATGCATTTTGGGGTAAAACTGAAGACAGAACTACTGAACTAGTCCAACCTTAACTCCCTGATGAAACAGAGTCCCAGAGAGGGGCGTGACTTACCCAGTCACTTAGCAGGTTTGTAGGAACATGAGGGAGGCCCTGACTCCCAATGGGAGTGGTTGTTAGAGCCACTACCATTTTGGTTTGTATGAAATGATTCCTGAAAAATTACTCTTTCCAAGATCCCCAGTGCTCTGCCTTCTAAGGCAAATCCAGTATTTGTTGGTCTGgttctctttgttttccttgttGTTTGTGCTGTGCTCTCTGCTTTGAACCTAGTATTTTTTGGCTTTGGATGGTTGAGTGGGAAACATGAGTAAGACACTGAAGAATACAATCTATtgccgtgctgtgctgtgctcagttgctcagtcgtgtctgactctgcaaccccatggactatagcccacaggctcctctgtctatcgagagtctccaggcaagaatactaaagtggattgccatgtcctcctccaggggatcttcccagcccagggattgaacccaggtctcctgcattgcaggtggattctttaccagctgagctaccagggaaacccccaatCTAGTGGTGACACCCAAGGTAAAAGGTAGGTTCACCAAAGGTAAAAGGTAGGTTCAAGTTACCCAGGATCTGAAGAGATAATGGAGAAAAGGGCAGGGAAGGCTGAGCCCTAGGGTGCATCCTGCAGTCCACAAGTAGACAGGAGCACTCAGATTCAGATTAAAGTTGTGTCTCTCAAACCAAGCAACCAGAGAAAGAAGGAGTGGCATGCACCTGTACGACAATGAATTAGCACCTGATAATAACCTTCAGTTTCTTGCTTGCCAGACACACTGTATTGATTTAACCCAAGGACCAACACATCTTCCACTACACAGTTTAACAAGTATTACAgataagtgtgtgtatgtgttagtcgctcagtcacgcccgactctttgctaccccttggactgtagcatgccaggctcctctgtccatggaattctccaggcaagaatactggagtgggttgtcatttccttccaagagatcttcctgactgagggattgaactccagtctcctgcattgcaggcagattctttaatatctgagccGCGAGTGAAGCCCAAAAATTGCCCTaaggttgttatttagtcgctgagtcatgtccaactctttgcaaccccatggactatgtagcctgtgaagttcctctgtccatgggatttcccaggtaagaatactggggtgggttcccaattcctccaggggatcctcccaacccagggatccaatccgcgtctcctgcattggcaggcagattctttaccactgagatgcCGGGGAAGCCCTTGAAGGAGTCTCACCTCTTTTAGGGGATATACCAAGCACAGGTTTCCTCACttggttcaacaaatatttaatccGTCTGCAACGGACAAGGTGTGGTGCCAGGCACTAGAGGTGGAGAGGGTATAGCAGGAACCACCTTAGAAGAGCCAAGGCAAGGCGGACATCAAGGCTGACCAGTGAATGACAGCACAAGTGAGGTCAGTGCCTTGTTAGAGGTCACCCCacgggtgaaagaggagaggcttTATGAAAGCGGTGATGACTAAGCTAGGTTCAAGGAAACATAATATTCAAGTTTTAACAGTGTTTGTTCCTAGACTTATGTTGAGAGTGAATCATTCAACATTGCTTAAAGGAAAACATGGCCTGTGTTAGAGTGGTTACTTTGTGATGACAAAGGGCAGAGGTGTAGATCCAGATTGTGATAGGGTGAAAGATGTCACTTTGTATCTTATTAACTTGATGTTGAAAGGCATGTTGCAACAAAGATAGAGAAAGTAAACTGTTTTGAATGTTAAATATCAGAGGAGATTATAAAAGGTtttaatgaagaagaaagaaaaaagttagcTTTGCTGTGTGATTTACAGATTCTGTAGAATGGTAATTATGCCACCTTGTGTAGATTAGGAAGATGTGTATTTTCACTCAATCTTTATAAAGTGGAGataggtggtggtggggtggaaCTGAGACTAGAGGGTTAGGAAAAAACCTcgacggcttccctggtggctcagtggtaaagaatccaactgccatgcaggagacacaggttcgatcccacatgctgtgtggcaactaagcccctgtgccacagtTATTGAAGtccgagtgccctagagcctgtgtcctGAAacgagagaagtcactgcaaggaaaagcctgcacaccacaacaaagcctctcctctctcacccGTGGGGTGACCTCTAACAAGGCACTGACCTCACTTGTGCTGTCATTCACTGGTCAGCCTTGATGTCCACTCACTGCAACTGAAAAGCCCACGCatgaatgaagacccagcacagccaaaaataaacgtAAAAAAACCAACTTTTTGAGTTTGTTATTTCCAGTACAAACTTAACAGTCGCTCACATTTGCACGTAATACAGTAATAACTGTAGTAATAACTCTCTTCCAAAGAAAATTATTCTGTTtattggaaatgaaaaaggaagcatctcagaatttaaattttattttgtattgcttCTTTGGAATTTCCAGGTGTCGCTAGcgggtaaataatccacctgccaatgtaggagacgcaagagacagattcaatccttgggtcaggaagatcccctggagtgcgAAATGGCAACTCTTTCCAtttctggaaaaattccatggacagaggagcttggcatgctacagtccatggggccacaaagagtcagacacgactgagcatattTGGCAATTTCAAGGAAACATGTTACTATGGCAAGGGCCCTGAAATGGGAATCACGGGATTTGGAATGAAAATCTATttctgaccttgagcaagtcatttcaACTCTCTAAGACTCAGCTTCCTCCATCTAAAATGAGAATGTTCATGGCTGCCCCATCCCTCTTCCTAGGCTGTTATGCAAATCAAAATCCAACCTATTTTAGGGAATTCTGTATATTAAGCATTTTTAGTGTCCCACACAATATGCTTATAAACTTCCTGTGTCATGTCATTTTCTCCTCATAGTGACACTACCTGTGAGTTTCCAGAACTGTTCCattatatagatgaggaaaccatggTTTAGAGAGTTTGTcagttgtccaaggtcacacatcaAAGGGATTGACAGAGTTAGTATCTGAACCCAAATGTGTGAGCCTATAGAGATGGAACTGTTATCTAAATTATGCTGCCACTTGTAAATCACATTTGAGCCCAGAAAATACACATGAGAGCACATCACAGGCAAGGAAATACTGTCCAGgactatttttacttttcagtaaCGATTATACTGTGAATGAGGATGAAGACAAGAGATGACAGTAACATCACCTACCCCCACAAACAACTGttcattttattcatccattATAACCACACTTCTCATTCTCTTCGTAACTAGTATGAGGGCAGGTGCATTCAGAAGCCCTGACACCATCAGGGCACTTATtgtttgttaaaaaaagaagtctggAATCAAATAATCCTAGTTTAGACCAGCAATTTCACAACCTTAAGGCTCTGTGTAACCCTCTGTTCCCTACTCATGCTCACAGTGAATATTGCAATTACCAGCATCACAATCTAATgagacaaatctttttttttttctttttttccacaaaaCTGAGAAACCGACAGCTGGCCAGGGCAATGAATGAGCACTCCTTatacctttctctccttttcttcagtAAAGGAAATGTGTTGCAAGTGGAAATAGCCACCGGGAAACTGCACAGTACACTTCCCTTGGATCTCACTGACTAGAACTGGATTACAATGTATCAGGATGAGCCAGGCTAGGCTCCCTTACCAAGGAAGCCCcgaaatctcagtggcttaactaCAGGTTTCTTTCTTGCTCATCTCACAATTTAGGAGGGCTGGGGGACCCTCCTTCATTTTATAGTTACAGTACCTGGAACACGAGGCCCCCCATGTCAAAGAAGCAGGGTAAGAGTGATGAAAGCTACCACACCATCTCATCCACTTCCGGTCTGGCACAGTTATGAGATGGTGGCGTGCCAGACCGGAAGTGACACACTCTGCTCACATTCCTATTGGTCAGATCTTGGTTCCCCTGCCCCTCCTGCAAGATGGCTGCTAAGAATGGTCCCAGCAAAGCAGATGTGAAGAACAGGTTAGAATTGTGTGCCCCTTacgggctggatggcatcactgactcgatggacgtgagtctcagtgaactccgggagttggtgatggacagggaggcctggcgtgctgcgattcatggggttgcaaagagtcggacacgactgagcgactgatctgatctgatctgatctgtgggcttcccaggtggttcagtggtgaagaatacacctgccaatgcaggagacgcaggaaacacaagtttgatccctggctggggaagatactatggagaaggaaatggtaacctgctccaaaattcttgcctggagaatcccatggacagaggagcctggcaggctatagtccatggggttgcaaagagttgaacacgccTGAGTGAGCGCACACACAAATGTGGTGAAACTGCACACCTCCAATGGGACTGTTCAATCTTCAATCGAAACTATGCAACTAGTCTCAGGACTTagtgaagctcaggttctttatgTCTCCACATGGGAAGGAATTCAGTGAGGCAatgtgataggtaagaagtagtCTTGTTAATATCCTCTGTAAAGGGGTTACAGGAAAATGTGTCGAGAGGAGGGTCGTGTCTCAGGTCTTGGGTGAGTTTCTGGGACAGGTGCCAAGTGAGAGTCCTTGGTTTGGCACAGGACAGAATTCACAAGTAAGCCAGAGTAAAGGGAAAGTAGGCTCACTGAGAGAGATACATGTTCCATAGGCAGAATGTGGTCCTCTCAGGAGGGAAGAGGGGCCCTGGGGGAACACCTGTCATGGAGTGTGGGCCGCCTGGGGAGGTGAGAGTGTGGGGGTAGGGGGTTTGAGGGTGGTGGGTACCgggggtggttagtttttatgggctgcttaatttcataggctaatgagtgggaagatTATTCCAATTATCTTGGAGAAGGGGCAGGagtttccaggaattgggccactgcccactttttcaCCTTTTCCGGTTGGCCTGGGACCTGTCATGGCGCCTGTGGGCATGTTATTAGCATATGCCAGTGTATTACAATATGCGTATAATGAGGCTTAAGGGTTGTTGGAAGTCACGTCTTCTTCCATCTTGGGCCTAATCGGTTTTAACCAGTTTATGTCGTGTCCTCAATGccagtgtaattttttttcaaaggttgtgctctgcccccttccctcttgTCTCATTGGCCAGCCCTAGATGTTAGAGAAGAAGTGGCTGGGGAATGGCTCCTGGGTGGAAGCCTGTCCCTCCATCTCACCCACCATCTCATGCCCTCACCAGCAACCCTGGTTAAAGATAAGGCAGGAAATGTTCTCTGAGCTTCCATGATTCCTACATCACCCTCTTCCACAGCCTTTTCCTCtcaatattataataattttccCTTTGCCTGTCACTCTCTCCCTTCATCCATGCCACCCCCCAATAGACTATAAGCTTCTTAAGACCCAGAAATTGTCTTCCCTTTTCATCTCTGGTGCCTAGGCAGGGTCTGGCACAAAGCAGGTGCTCAACAGACATTTTTAGAGCAATTGAATGAGGGTCCATTTGAAATAGTGATTTCAGTCATATGACTGTCTTTAACGACTGTCTTTAAGAATTACCTGACTCTTTAGAATTTTTAGTAGAGCCATTGAGGAACAAGAAGTATGATTCAACCTTTAAATAAACATGGGTGCAAAAAGAGACCATATAGCAAACTTCAAGAATGTGACCATAAATCAAGTAAATATTTGATCAGTGACATCaatgtatataaaacatttctttaaggAAACTTACTTTTGGAAATCCACGTAGACTATCTTAAGTCTGGCTTTGGCATTTTAACCAAAACTACATCTCCAAGACTGGGCATCTCCATGCTCAGAGGTGGTGTCACAGTGATAATGAATGAGgcaagaggtaaaaaaaaaattagggtagTTTGATGTATACTTTTTAAGAAC is drawn from Bos indicus isolate NIAB-ARS_2022 breed Sahiwal x Tharparkar chromosome 26, NIAB-ARS_B.indTharparkar_mat_pri_1.0, whole genome shotgun sequence and contains these coding sequences:
- the CEP55 gene encoding centrosomal protein of 55 kDa encodes the protein MSSRNPKDLIKSKWGPKPSNSKSETALEKFRGEITALKTSVDEITSGKGKLIDKDRHKLLEKIRVLEAEREKNVYRLTEKDKEIQRLRDQLKAKHSSTALLEQLEEKTKEVERREQLLKSLSEETDVLKKQLSATTARLAELEGKANTLHLSQTVATSCFNSSMSNIHEMEVQLKDALEKNQQWLVYDQQREAYVKALLAKIFELEQKLETAPQTLPQQTKKTESEGYLQEEKQKYYNHLLENAKKDLEVERQTITQLNFELSEFRRKYEETQKEVQDLNQLLCSQRKADVQHLEDDRHKTEKIQRLKEENDLAREKLEEEKKRSEELLSRVQFLYTSLIKQQEEQTRVALLEQQMQACTLDFENEKLDRQNMQHQLHVILKELRKARNQITQLESLKQIREFAFTEPLVTFQKETENRGKVASPKCPTAALNESLVECPKCNIQYPATEHRDLLVHVEYCSK